TCTATCAGGGCATCAAATTCGTCGAGATGCTTTTTGGCCTCCGCTTCGCGGTTGAGAAAGTGCGCCATCTCGTTAATCGAGTTTTTCGCCACGGCCAGCGGTTTTTTACCGTCGCTGAAAGCAAATCCACGTCCCGGCGCAATGTGCGCCATGGTCTCCTCTGACGGGCCGTAGCCCGCGGACCAGAACAGGAACGAGGGTTTCATCTGGGTGAGCAGCTCAAGGTTTGGCTCCGTTCGCAGGCCGACGTCGATCACCGAGTCCGGCAGCTTTGGCTCGTTCACCCAGAGGTTATAGTTAGGAATGTCCGCCACGCCATAGGGCGTGACGCCGAGCGCCATCATCAGTTCGACCGGCAGCCATTCCAGGGCCACAATACGGTGCGGATCGACGGCGGCGGCACGCGCCGTATTCATTTTTAACAGCAGCGGCGAGAGCGCCATCGCCGTCAGCAGGCGACGGCGGCTAATGCGTGTGTTATTCAGCATCAGTAGACAAAGCTCACCGGTGCAGCCCCGGCCGGGTGAGGCAGAATACCCATCGGAATACCGTAAATATGTTCCAGCGTTTCGCTGCGCATCAGCTCTGCCGGTGTCCCCTGGGCAATCATCTCGCCCCCGCGCAGCGCGACGAGGTAGTCACAATAGCGCGCGGCCATGTTGATGTCGTGCAGGACCGCAATGACCGTCAGGCCACGCTGCTGGCTCAGGCGATGCACCAGCGCCAGGACGTCGACCTGATGGGCGATATCCAGCGCAGAGGTCGGTTCATCCAGCAGCAGACAGCGGCTGTCCTGCGCCACCAGCATCGCGATCCACGCGCGCTGACGTTCGCCGCCGGACAGGCTATCCACCAGACGGTGCGCCAGCGGTTTTAGCCCGACCAGCGCAATCGCCTCTTCCACCTTCTCTCTGTCGGCGACGCCGAAACGCCCAAGCGCTCCGTGCCACGGATAACGCCCAATCGCCACCAGCTCGCGCACCGTCATCCCTTCCGCCTGTGGCAGCTGCTGCGGCAGATAGGCCACTTTGCGGGCAAAGGCTTTACTGCTCCAGCTCTCCAGCGGTTGGTCATCCAGCAGAATATCGCCTTCTGAAGGCGGCTGATGGCGCCCCAGCATTTTGAGCAGCGTGGATTTACCGGAACCGTTGTGACCAATCAGGCCCGTCACTTTACCGGCAGGGAACGTCAGAGAGAGCGGATGCAGCAGCGTGCGCCCGGGTACGCGAAAGGAGAGATGATTGAGCGTAAAGGTGGTGTCGGGTTGCGTTTGAATATCCTGCATATCAGCCAACTTAAATAAAAAGGGCACGGCGAACCGTGCCCGAAGAGAGATTAGAAGCGGAAGGTCGCGGTGGCAACAACCTGACGTTCAGCACCCCAGAAGCAGCCGTAGGTATTGAAGCAGCTGGCAACGTACTCACGATCGAACAGGTTGTTCACGTGCAGCGCCACGTTTGAGCCCGCCATGCCAACGCGTGCCAGATCGTATCTGAC
This region of Enterobacter asburiae genomic DNA includes:
- the fhuD gene encoding Fe(3+)-hydroxamate ABC transporter substrate-binding protein FhuD, producing the protein MLNNTRISRRRLLTAMALSPLLLKMNTARAAAVDPHRIVALEWLPVELMMALGVTPYGVADIPNYNLWVNEPKLPDSVIDVGLRTEPNLELLTQMKPSFLFWSAGYGPSEETMAHIAPGRGFAFSDGKKPLAVAKNSINEMAHFLNREAEAKKHLDEFDALIDSLKPRFAHRGDRPLLMVTLLDARHMLVFGKNCLFQEVLDSFGIRNAWEGEMTFWGSTAVGIDRLAAFRDVDVLCFDHGNERDMQTLMATPLWQAMPFVREKRFQRAPAVWFYGATLSAMHFARVLDNALGGKA
- the fhuC gene encoding Fe3+-hydroxamate ABC transporter ATP-binding protein FhuC, giving the protein MQDIQTQPDTTFTLNHLSFRVPGRTLLHPLSLTFPAGKVTGLIGHNGSGKSTLLKMLGRHQPPSEGDILLDDQPLESWSSKAFARKVAYLPQQLPQAEGMTVRELVAIGRYPWHGALGRFGVADREKVEEAIALVGLKPLAHRLVDSLSGGERQRAWIAMLVAQDSRCLLLDEPTSALDIAHQVDVLALVHRLSQQRGLTVIAVLHDINMAARYCDYLVALRGGEMIAQGTPAELMRSETLEHIYGIPMGILPHPAGAAPVSFVY